The following proteins are co-located in the Rippkaea orientalis PCC 8801 genome:
- a CDS encoding pentapeptide repeat-containing protein, with translation MKEVEQYYRVLGLEIGASLEEINQAYRDLAFIWHPDRLPKDNERLLAKAVAKLQELNHAREQLKSRQPRQPRPSTHQRTHSVTTPQTTAYSQSYNDYPRDRYSNHHSSYQETSHHSYAHQTYNTPNSSSQRPYYRDLTGADLQGANLKEKDLSGRKLIQANLSYADLSDSFLHKVNLEGANLFRANLFRANLLQANLRQANLQEVNLIGADLSGADLSGADLTGAKVSSGNRIMVKLTGVILKGAILPDGTLHR, from the coding sequence ATGAAAGAAGTAGAACAGTATTACAGAGTCTTGGGATTAGAGATAGGCGCATCCTTAGAGGAAATTAACCAAGCGTATCGGGATTTGGCGTTTATTTGGCATCCCGACCGGCTACCTAAGGATAACGAACGATTATTAGCCAAAGCAGTCGCAAAACTGCAAGAATTGAACCACGCGCGGGAACAACTGAAATCTCGTCAACCTCGTCAACCCCGTCCTTCTACTCATCAAAGGACTCATTCTGTTACCACACCCCAAACCACTGCCTATTCTCAATCCTACAATGATTATCCCCGCGATCGCTATTCTAATCATCATTCTAGCTATCAGGAAACTTCTCATCATTCCTATGCTCACCAGACTTACAACACTCCTAATTCATCGTCCCAACGCCCCTATTATCGTGATTTAACCGGGGCTGATTTACAGGGGGCTAATTTGAAAGAAAAAGATTTATCGGGACGTAAATTAATTCAAGCGAACTTGAGTTATGCAGATTTAAGTGATAGTTTCTTACATAAAGTCAATTTAGAAGGGGCTAATTTATTTCGCGCTAATCTATTTCGCGCTAATTTATTACAAGCGAATTTACGTCAAGCAAATTTACAAGAAGTTAATTTAATTGGCGCAGATTTATCGGGTGCGGATTTATCAGGCGCAGATTTAACAGGGGCTAAAGTCAGTTCAGGAAATCGCATTATGGTAAAGTTAACAGGAGTCATTTTAAAAGGGGCAATTTTACCTGATGGAACCCTGCATCGTTAG
- a CDS encoding phytanoyl-CoA dioxygenase family protein: MSNIPDYINLSYDFNIQGYVIIRNFFSQPEIHHITSCVEPIYQQWLKENRDALIRDELINMHSLTHPKYFQDNCLDRIKFFELIASPKLTNLVENIFDQGIIFHNTQLFFNSHNKSKSPYWHRDLQYSSIDDTIQKKEQKNLCLLHIRIPLVAEKGIELIPETHQRWDSELEKNVRFQLNGHTNSEDLPGTVLIELNVGDILIFDAQMIHRGNYRLNKVRKALDLCVAKQHPLTKIFLDKDLLPNNEEIAFIRNNQWYQY, translated from the coding sequence ATGAGTAATATCCCAGACTATATTAACCTAAGCTATGATTTCAATATCCAAGGCTATGTTATTATTAGGAACTTTTTTAGTCAACCTGAAATCCATCACATAACGTCTTGTGTTGAGCCAATTTATCAACAGTGGCTTAAAGAAAATAGGGATGCTTTAATCAGGGATGAACTGATCAATATGCACTCATTAACACACCCTAAATATTTTCAAGATAATTGTCTTGATAGAATTAAGTTTTTTGAGTTGATAGCTTCTCCAAAACTAACCAATTTAGTCGAAAATATCTTTGATCAAGGAATCATTTTTCATAATACTCAACTATTTTTTAATTCTCATAACAAGAGTAAGTCTCCTTATTGGCATCGAGATTTACAATACAGTTCAATAGACGATACAATTCAAAAAAAAGAGCAAAAAAATCTCTGTCTTTTACATATTCGTATTCCCTTAGTTGCAGAGAAAGGAATTGAACTCATACCAGAAACCCATCAACGTTGGGATTCTGAATTAGAGAAAAATGTACGTTTTCAACTTAACGGACATACTAACAGTGAGGACTTACCTGGAACTGTTTTAATTGAGTTAAACGTTGGTGATATTCTAATCTTTGATGCTCAAATGATTCATCGAGGAAATTACCGATTAAATAAAGTGCGTAAAGCATTAGATCTCTGTGTGGCCAAACAGCATCCTCTTACCAAGATTTTTCTTGATAAAGATCTCCTTCCTAATAACGAGGAAATAGCTTTTATTAGAAATAATCAATGGTATCAATATTGA